One Micromonospora eburnea genomic region harbors:
- a CDS encoding SDR family oxidoreductase, with product MSSSQPGAGPTVLVTGGSSGLGAAVVVAVARAGGRPLVLDRQRPGDGVPWVECDLADTRAAEAATRELAERSGGLDAVVTAAGVDVPGKLADVPAETWERVVTVDLLATAAVIRAALPFLEASRGSIVTIASTLGVKAVSDATAYCAAKFGVVGFTRALAAELAGTVGVTLLIPGGMRTAFFDARDAQYRPGPDAVLNEPADTAAAVMFALSQPRGCAVREMVVCAEQESSYP from the coding sequence ATGAGCAGCAGTCAACCTGGAGCCGGCCCGACCGTCCTGGTCACCGGCGGGTCGAGCGGGCTGGGTGCGGCGGTGGTCGTCGCGGTGGCCCGCGCCGGGGGCCGTCCCCTGGTGCTGGACCGGCAGCGGCCCGGCGACGGGGTGCCCTGGGTCGAGTGCGACCTGGCCGACACCCGGGCCGCCGAGGCGGCCACCCGCGAACTGGCGGAACGCTCCGGTGGCCTGGACGCCGTGGTCACCGCCGCCGGTGTGGACGTGCCGGGGAAACTGGCCGACGTCCCCGCGGAGACCTGGGAGCGGGTGGTCACGGTTGACCTGCTCGCCACGGCGGCGGTGATCCGGGCCGCCCTGCCCTTCCTGGAGGCGTCCCGGGGCAGCATCGTCACCATCGCCTCCACGCTCGGCGTCAAGGCGGTCAGCGACGCCACCGCGTACTGCGCGGCGAAGTTCGGGGTGGTCGGCTTCACCCGGGCGCTCGCCGCCGAGCTGGCCGGCACGGTCGGCGTCACCCTGCTGATTCCGGGCGGGATGCGCACCGCCTTCTTCGATGCGCGGGACGCGCAGTACCGTCCCGGACCGGACGCCGTGCTCAACGAGCCCGCCGACACCGCCGCCGCGGTCATGTTCGCGCTCTCCCAGCCGCGCGGCTGCGCCGTACGCGAGATGGTGGTCTGCGCCGAGCAGGAGTCGTCGTACCCGTGA
- a CDS encoding glycosyltransferase family 9 protein, whose amino-acid sequence MILVLRALGVGDLATAAPALRGLRAGFPGRELVLAAPAWLAPLVDLVGAVDRVLPTDGLADRATWSVPPPEVAVNLHGRGPRSHRMLAATRPGRLLAFAHPDAGPPDGPAWDDDEHEVRRWCRLLHWYGLPADPGDLALRRPSAPGFPAGATVLHPGSKIPAKRWPAERFAALARSLAAQGHRVVLTGSADERDLARRVARAAGLPPDAVLAGRTDLAALAALVADARLVVSGDTGVAHLATGYGVASVVLFGPVPPAHWGPPADRPRHRVLGAAHRVPLDRDRAGGAHPGLAAIPVDEVLAAVDEAERAVRVSGAVTA is encoded by the coding sequence GTGATCCTGGTGCTGCGGGCGCTCGGGGTCGGCGACCTGGCGACGGCCGCGCCGGCGCTGCGCGGCCTGCGGGCCGGCTTCCCCGGCCGGGAGCTGGTGCTGGCCGCGCCGGCCTGGCTGGCGCCGCTGGTCGACCTGGTCGGCGCGGTCGACCGGGTACTGCCCACGGACGGGCTGGCCGACCGGGCCACCTGGTCGGTCCCGCCGCCCGAGGTGGCGGTCAACCTGCACGGCCGGGGTCCACGGTCGCATCGGATGCTCGCCGCCACCCGGCCCGGCCGGCTGCTGGCGTTCGCCCACCCCGACGCCGGGCCCCCCGACGGCCCGGCGTGGGACGACGACGAGCACGAGGTCCGCCGCTGGTGCCGGCTGCTGCACTGGTACGGCCTGCCGGCCGACCCGGGCGACCTGGCGCTGCGCCGCCCGTCGGCGCCCGGATTCCCGGCCGGTGCCACCGTGCTGCACCCGGGCAGCAAGATCCCCGCCAAGCGCTGGCCGGCGGAGCGCTTCGCGGCGCTCGCCCGGTCGCTGGCCGCCCAGGGACACCGGGTGGTGCTCACCGGCTCCGCCGACGAGCGGGATCTGGCCCGACGGGTCGCCCGGGCGGCCGGGCTGCCGCCGGACGCCGTGCTCGCCGGCCGGACCGACCTGGCCGCGTTGGCCGCGCTGGTCGCCGACGCCCGGCTGGTGGTCAGCGGCGACACCGGGGTGGCCCATCTGGCCACCGGGTACGGCGTCGCCTCGGTGGTGCTCTTCGGCCCGGTGCCGCCCGCGCACTGGGGGCCGCCGGCGGACCGCCCCCGGCACCGGGTGCTCGGGGCCGCGCATCGGGTGCCGCTCGACCGGGACCGTGCCGGCGGGGCCCACCCGGGCCTGGCGGCGATCCCGGTCGACGAGGTGCTGGCCGCCGTGGACGAGGCGGAACGGGCGGTGCGGGTCTCCGGTGCGGTTACGGCGTAG
- a CDS encoding DNA topoisomerase IB: MRLRRSDPGRPGYGRRRRGKGWLFVDPKGEPVRDLDELARLRDLVIPPAWRDVWISPYPNGHIQATGIDAAGRKQYLYHPRWREQRDEAKFDHVLEVAHRLPALRDRVDHDLALRGLRRERVLATVARLLDMGTFRVGNDQYATGEDPTFGVSTLRPEHARSRAGCVVFEFPAKGGVEQIRRIEDPELCRVLTNLRRRRRAEERLFGYWDGRTWRDVRSDEVNDYLRDASGGEMTAKDFRTWHATVLAATELATVGAQRSATARKRTVAGVMRSVAELLGNTPTVARASYVDPRVVDLYHDGVLAPVEPEMPREAVEKAVLVLLEEES; the protein is encoded by the coding sequence GTGCGGTTACGGCGTAGCGATCCGGGCCGGCCGGGGTACGGACGCCGGCGGCGCGGGAAGGGCTGGCTCTTCGTCGATCCGAAGGGCGAGCCGGTCCGCGACCTCGACGAGCTGGCCCGGCTGCGGGACCTGGTCATCCCGCCGGCCTGGCGGGACGTCTGGATCTCGCCGTACCCGAACGGGCACATCCAGGCCACCGGCATCGACGCGGCCGGGCGCAAGCAGTACCTCTACCATCCGCGCTGGCGCGAGCAGCGGGACGAGGCCAAGTTCGACCACGTGCTGGAGGTGGCCCACCGGCTGCCGGCGCTGCGCGACCGGGTCGACCACGACCTGGCGCTGCGCGGGCTGCGGCGGGAGCGGGTCCTCGCCACCGTCGCCCGGCTGCTCGACATGGGCACGTTCCGGGTCGGCAACGACCAGTACGCCACCGGCGAGGACCCCACGTTCGGGGTGTCCACCCTGCGCCCCGAGCACGCCCGGTCCCGGGCCGGCTGCGTGGTCTTCGAGTTCCCGGCCAAGGGCGGCGTCGAGCAGATACGCCGGATCGAGGACCCGGAACTGTGTCGGGTGCTGACCAACCTGCGCCGCCGGCGGCGGGCCGAGGAGCGGCTCTTCGGTTACTGGGACGGCCGCACCTGGCGGGACGTCCGCAGCGACGAGGTGAACGACTACCTGCGCGACGCCAGCGGCGGGGAGATGACCGCCAAGGACTTCCGTACCTGGCACGCCACCGTGCTGGCCGCCACCGAGCTGGCGACGGTCGGCGCGCAGCGGTCGGCTACCGCCCGCAAACGGACGGTGGCCGGGGTGATGCGTTCGGTCGCCGAGTTGCTCGGCAACACGCCCACGGTGGCGCGTGCGTCCTACGTCGACCCCCGGGTGGTGGACCTCTACCACGACGGCGTGCTGGCCCCGGTGGAGCCGGAGATGCCGCGGGAGGCGGTGGAGAAGGCCGTGCTGGTGCTGCTGGAGGAGGAGAGCTGA
- a CDS encoding helix-turn-helix domain-containing protein — protein sequence MDATLKRQVFDTAPVPPRDRFGAWLDMLAATPALMRIRTEHADDFVARAEFLDLGPIQLVRHRYPSLDGIRTRKLIQRSEADYYLLALTLTGTGIADQDGQRGVCRPGDFTFYDCARPQELSHHGDDNRRESVSSIVAFVPYDALPLPNRRLAPLFAGRMSGTEGIGALLSNYLIQLTGNPEQYHAVDAERLGGVGLDLLSTMLGRHLVSVDAVPTEVRRRALLAQVRAHIRQHLGDAALTPQLIAEAHHISVRSLHRLFETEETTVAAYIRDQRLERCRRDLTDLALRDLPVQAIAARWGFRDKAHFSRAFRAAHEATPQAYRAQHLERARIVNTPASLVNPEPTY from the coding sequence ATGGACGCAACGCTGAAGCGACAGGTCTTCGACACGGCGCCCGTGCCCCCGCGCGACCGGTTCGGGGCATGGCTGGACATGCTCGCCGCCACGCCCGCGCTCATGCGGATCCGCACCGAGCACGCCGACGACTTCGTCGCGCGGGCCGAGTTCCTCGACCTGGGACCGATACAGCTGGTCCGCCACCGCTACCCCTCGCTGGACGGGATCCGGACCCGGAAGCTGATCCAGCGCTCCGAAGCTGACTACTACCTGCTCGCGCTGACCCTGACCGGCACCGGCATCGCGGACCAGGACGGGCAGCGCGGCGTCTGCCGCCCCGGCGACTTCACCTTCTACGACTGCGCCCGCCCGCAGGAACTCAGCCACCACGGCGACGACAACAGGCGGGAATCCGTCAGCTCGATCGTCGCCTTCGTCCCGTACGACGCGCTGCCCCTGCCCAACCGCCGGCTCGCCCCGCTGTTCGCCGGCCGGATGTCCGGCACCGAGGGGATCGGGGCGCTGCTGTCCAACTACCTCATCCAGCTCACCGGCAATCCCGAGCAGTACCACGCCGTGGACGCCGAGCGGCTGGGCGGGGTCGGTCTGGACCTGCTCTCCACCATGCTCGGCCGGCATCTGGTCTCGGTGGACGCGGTGCCCACCGAGGTACGCCGGCGCGCGCTGCTGGCCCAGGTGCGCGCCCACATCCGCCAGCACCTGGGCGACGCGGCGCTGACCCCCCAGCTCATCGCCGAGGCACACCACATCTCGGTCCGGTCGCTGCACCGGCTCTTCGAGACGGAGGAGACCACCGTCGCGGCGTACATCCGGGACCAACGCCTGGAACGCTGCCGCCGCGACCTCACCGACCTGGCCCTGCGGGACCTGCCCGTCCAGGCGATCGCCGCGCGCTGGGGGTTCCGGGACAAGGCGCACTTCAGCCGGGCGTTCCGGGCCGCGCACGAGGCCACGCCACAGGCGTACCGGGCGCAGCACCTGGAACGGGCACGCATCGTCAACACACCGGCGTCCCTGGTCAACCCGGAGCCGACATACTGA
- a CDS encoding TIGR03557 family F420-dependent LLM class oxidoreductase: MRIGYFLSSEEYAPAELLAQARAAERAGFAALWISDHYHPWVDAQGQSPFVWSTIGALSQVCSLPVTTAVTCPTVRLHPALIAQAAATSAVLHSGRFVLGVGSGEALNEHILGGPWPQTDVRLRMLEEAVEVMRKLWRGRFVNHYGEHYTVQHARIYTLPDTPPPIYVSGFGPKSIDLAARIGDGYISTRPDADMVRRFRDNGGGDKPCQAGFKAAYADSEEEGVRLAYEKWPNEGLPGELARVLASPRHFEQAAQLVRPESMKEFFVCGNNADAHLEMIDRYAQAGFDEVYVTNTGPNWQGLLDLYQREVLPRLG; the protein is encoded by the coding sequence ATGCGGATCGGCTATTTCCTGTCCAGCGAGGAGTACGCCCCGGCGGAGTTGCTGGCGCAGGCCCGTGCCGCCGAGCGGGCCGGGTTCGCGGCACTGTGGATCTCCGACCACTACCACCCGTGGGTCGACGCCCAGGGCCAGAGCCCCTTCGTCTGGTCGACCATCGGGGCGCTGAGCCAGGTCTGCTCGCTGCCGGTGACCACGGCGGTCACCTGCCCCACGGTGCGCCTGCACCCGGCGCTGATCGCCCAGGCGGCCGCCACCAGCGCCGTCCTGCACTCCGGCCGGTTCGTGCTCGGCGTCGGCAGCGGCGAGGCGCTGAACGAACACATCCTCGGCGGCCCCTGGCCGCAGACCGACGTCCGGCTGCGCATGCTGGAGGAGGCGGTGGAGGTGATGCGCAAGCTGTGGCGGGGCCGCTTCGTCAACCACTACGGGGAGCACTACACCGTCCAGCACGCCCGGATCTACACCCTCCCGGACACTCCCCCGCCGATCTACGTCTCCGGCTTCGGCCCGAAGTCCATCGACCTGGCGGCCCGGATCGGCGACGGCTACATCAGCACCCGACCGGACGCCGACATGGTCCGCCGGTTCCGGGACAACGGCGGCGGCGACAAGCCGTGCCAGGCCGGCTTCAAGGCGGCGTACGCCGACAGCGAGGAAGAGGGCGTGCGGCTCGCGTACGAGAAGTGGCCGAACGAGGGCCTGCCGGGCGAGCTGGCCCGGGTGCTGGCGTCGCCGCGGCACTTCGAGCAGGCCGCGCAACTGGTGCGGCCGGAGTCGATGAAGGAGTTCTTCGTCTGCGGCAACAACGCGGACGCCCACCTGGAGATGATCGACAGGTACGCCCAGGCCGGTTTCGACGAGGTCTACGTGACGAACACCGGGCCCAACTGGCAGGGCCTGCTCGACCTCTACCAGCGCGAGGTGCTGCCCCGGCTGGGTTGA
- a CDS encoding glycoside hydrolase family 3 protein encodes MSERSERISGATGDLAALAAAVLQPGFVGTTPPSWVRRWLGEGLGSVVLFARNIVDHDQVAALTAVLRAERPDVIVAIDEEAGDVTRIESARGSSRPGNFALGVIDDERLTEEVARDLGTELAALGITLDYAPDADVNSDPANPVIGVRSFGADPALVARHTAAWVRGLQAGGVAACAKHFPGHGDTHVDSHHDLPRIDGDRARLDAVELAPFRAAVAAGAQAVMTGHLLVPALDPELPATLSPRVLGGLLREELGFPGAVVTDAVEMRAVTDRYGFAGAAVRALAAGADAICVGGERATEADVIELRDAIVAAVLAGQLPEERLAEAAKRVGQLAAWTVATRAGRPAVARPGDGSAVGLAAARRALRVVAGRAGLLPLAGPAHVVEFVPPRNIAIGAETPWGIAAPLTELVPGTTTVRYAADDVVVDPAAPAAGRPLVLVVRDLHRHHWMREAVARALAARPDAVVVELGVPELVTGAVHLATHGATRAAGYAAAELLTGAR; translated from the coding sequence ATGAGCGAGCGCAGCGAGCGAATCTCGGGAGCGACCGGAGACCTGGCGGCTCTCGCCGCCGCCGTCCTGCAACCCGGGTTCGTCGGCACCACCCCGCCGTCCTGGGTGCGCCGGTGGCTCGGCGAGGGGCTCGGCTCCGTGGTCCTCTTCGCCCGCAACATCGTCGACCACGACCAGGTCGCCGCCCTCACCGCGGTCCTGCGGGCCGAGCGGCCCGACGTGATCGTCGCGATCGACGAGGAGGCGGGTGACGTCACCCGCATCGAGTCGGCCCGGGGCAGCTCGCGGCCCGGCAACTTCGCCCTCGGCGTGATCGACGACGAGCGCCTGACCGAGGAGGTCGCCCGCGACCTCGGCACCGAGCTGGCCGCCCTCGGGATCACCCTCGACTACGCCCCGGACGCCGACGTCAACTCCGACCCGGCCAACCCGGTCATCGGGGTCCGCTCGTTCGGCGCCGACCCGGCCCTGGTCGCCCGGCACACCGCCGCCTGGGTGCGCGGGCTCCAGGCCGGCGGGGTGGCCGCCTGCGCCAAGCACTTCCCCGGGCACGGCGACACCCACGTCGACTCCCACCACGACCTGCCCCGCATCGACGGCGACCGGGCCCGGCTGGACGCGGTCGAGCTGGCCCCCTTCCGGGCCGCGGTGGCCGCCGGGGCGCAGGCGGTGATGACCGGGCACCTGCTGGTGCCGGCGCTGGACCCGGAACTGCCGGCCACTCTCAGCCCCCGCGTCCTGGGCGGCCTGCTCCGCGAGGAGCTGGGCTTCCCCGGGGCGGTGGTGACCGACGCGGTGGAGATGCGGGCGGTCACCGACCGGTACGGCTTCGCCGGGGCGGCGGTCCGCGCCCTCGCCGCCGGGGCGGACGCGATCTGCGTGGGCGGTGAGCGGGCCACCGAGGCGGACGTGATCGAGCTGCGCGACGCCATCGTCGCGGCGGTGCTCGCCGGCCAACTGCCCGAGGAGCGGCTGGCCGAGGCGGCGAAGCGGGTCGGTCAGCTCGCCGCCTGGACCGTCGCCACCCGCGCCGGCCGGCCGGCCGTCGCCCGCCCGGGTGACGGATCGGCGGTCGGGCTGGCCGCCGCCCGCCGGGCCCTGCGGGTGGTCGCCGGCCGGGCCGGGCTGCTGCCGCTGGCCGGCCCGGCGCACGTGGTGGAGTTCGTCCCGCCCCGCAACATCGCGATCGGCGCGGAGACCCCGTGGGGGATCGCCGCTCCGCTGACCGAGCTGGTGCCCGGCACCACCACCGTCCGGTACGCCGCGGACGACGTCGTCGTCGACCCGGCTGCCCCGGCGGCCGGCCGCCCCCTCGTGCTGGTGGTGCGGGACCTGCACCGGCACCACTGGATGCGGGAGGCGGTGGCTCGTGCCCTGGCGGCCCGCCCGGACGCCGTGGTGGTCGAACTCGGCGTTCCCGAGCTGGTCACCGGTGCGGTGCACCTGGCCACCCACGGCGCCACCCGGGCAGCCGGGTACGCCGCCGCCGAACTCCTCACCGGCGCACGGTGA
- a CDS encoding GNAT family N-acetyltransferase yields MSFLVEENPAKRRFEILVDDALAGFTAYQPRGGLLVFTHTEVDQRYRGMGVGAALVRGTLDQLRERGDRLVPKCPFVAAFIERHPEYADLVVAEP; encoded by the coding sequence GTGAGCTTCCTGGTCGAGGAGAACCCCGCCAAGCGCCGCTTCGAGATCCTGGTCGATGACGCGCTGGCCGGGTTCACCGCGTACCAGCCACGCGGCGGGCTGCTGGTCTTCACGCACACCGAGGTGGACCAGCGCTACCGGGGCATGGGCGTCGGCGCGGCGCTGGTCCGGGGCACCCTGGACCAGCTCCGCGAGCGTGGCGACCGGCTGGTGCCGAAGTGCCCCTTCGTGGCGGCGTTCATCGAGCGCCACCCCGAGTACGCCGACCTGGTGGTCGCCGAGCCGTGA
- a CDS encoding phage holin family protein, with amino-acid sequence MADVASRSTSRTGNEPSTTELVQRAAEQATRLVRDELALARAELTRKGKQAGIGIGLLGGGGMMAFFGAGAGVATVILLLALVLPAWLAALIVSVALFLLAGLLALVGKRQVSRAVPPVPEATVRSVRADVDTVTAAMRDGRRS; translated from the coding sequence ATGGCTGACGTCGCAAGTCGCAGCACGTCCCGGACCGGGAACGAGCCGTCCACCACGGAACTGGTGCAACGGGCCGCCGAGCAGGCCACCCGCCTGGTGCGGGACGAACTGGCGCTGGCCCGGGCGGAACTGACCCGCAAGGGCAAGCAGGCGGGGATCGGAATCGGTCTGCTCGGCGGCGGCGGGATGATGGCCTTCTTCGGCGCCGGCGCGGGGGTCGCCACGGTGATCCTGCTGCTGGCGCTGGTGCTGCCCGCGTGGCTGGCCGCGCTGATCGTGTCGGTGGCCCTCTTCCTGCTCGCCGGGCTCCTCGCCCTCGTCGGCAAGCGACAGGTGAGCCGTGCCGTCCCACCCGTGCCCGAGGCGACGGTCCGCAGCGTACGGGCGGACGTCGACACGGTCACCGCCGCGATGAGGGACGGGAGGCGGTCATGA
- a CDS encoding DUF3618 domain-containing protein, producing MSGNGTGDVEALREEIRRTRVELGETMELLAARADVKARLRESAAQAKGRMREQAAQTMARVRGQASGKARFAREQAAGKARLARAQAQGKGATVRGGPIPWAVVAAGAVATVVVLLIVRGRHR from the coding sequence ATGAGCGGCAACGGGACCGGGGACGTGGAGGCACTCCGCGAGGAGATCCGCCGGACCCGGGTCGAACTGGGTGAGACGATGGAGCTGTTGGCCGCCAGGGCCGATGTCAAGGCCCGGCTGCGGGAGTCCGCCGCGCAGGCGAAGGGCCGGATGCGTGAACAGGCCGCCCAGACCATGGCCCGGGTGCGCGGGCAGGCGTCGGGGAAGGCCCGGTTCGCCCGCGAGCAGGCGGCCGGGAAGGCCCGCCTCGCCCGGGCACAGGCCCAGGGGAAGGGCGCGACGGTCCGAGGTGGCCCGATACCGTGGGCGGTGGTCGCGGCCGGCGCGGTGGCGACCGTGGTGGTGCTGCTGATCGTCCGTGGGAGGCACAGGTGA
- a CDS encoding DUF4235 domain-containing protein, with the protein MSNKVGKAAYKPVGVLLGLAAGTVAGVIFRQVWRVTAGDGEAPSATDENRRWGEILAAAALQGAIFAVVRAAVDRGGAISVRRLTGHWPD; encoded by the coding sequence GTGAGCAACAAGGTCGGCAAGGCCGCGTACAAGCCGGTCGGGGTGCTGCTCGGTCTGGCCGCCGGTACGGTCGCCGGGGTCATCTTCCGGCAGGTCTGGCGGGTCACGGCGGGCGACGGGGAGGCGCCCAGCGCCACCGACGAGAACCGGCGCTGGGGCGAGATCCTGGCCGCCGCCGCGTTGCAGGGCGCGATCTTCGCGGTCGTCCGGGCCGCCGTGGACCGCGGCGGGGCGATCAGCGTACGCCGGCTCACCGGGCACTGGCCCGACTGA
- a CDS encoding cold-shock protein, which produces MAQGTVKWFNADKGFGFITVDGGGADVFVHFSAIQTSGYRTLEENQRVEFEIAQGQKGPQAEQVRPI; this is translated from the coding sequence ATGGCGCAGGGAACCGTGAAGTGGTTCAACGCTGACAAGGGCTTCGGCTTCATCACCGTCGATGGCGGGGGTGCTGACGTGTTCGTCCACTTCTCGGCCATCCAGACCAGCGGCTACCGCACGCTGGAGGAGAACCAGCGGGTGGAGTTCGAGATCGCCCAGGGTCAGAAGGGTCCGCAGGCCGAGCAGGTCCGCCCCATCTGA